In Hoeflea ulvae, one genomic interval encodes:
- a CDS encoding Lrp/AsnC family transcriptional regulator, whose translation MASNIKMDDKDRLIVRLLSNDARMPVSELSRQVGLSGPSTSERIRRMEAGGIISRFTVDLDLTALGYPLQAIVRIKPRPGNMHIVEDMILNEPGFLDCDKVTGEDCFVTRLALRSIADLDPVLLPFHDKAETNTAIIKSSPLRGRMPV comes from the coding sequence ATGGCCTCAAATATCAAGATGGATGACAAGGATCGCCTGATTGTAAGGCTGTTGAGCAATGATGCGCGCATGCCGGTGAGCGAATTGTCCAGGCAGGTCGGGCTCTCGGGCCCATCGACGAGCGAACGGATCCGTCGGATGGAAGCGGGCGGGATCATCTCCCGCTTTACCGTCGATCTCGATCTCACCGCTCTGGGCTACCCGTTGCAGGCCATCGTCCGGATCAAGCCGCGCCCGGGCAACATGCATATTGTCGAGGACATGATCCTCAACGAACCGGGTTTTCTCGACTGCGACAAGGTGACTGGCGAGGACTGCTTTGTCACACGGCTGGCGCTGCGCTCGATTGCCGATCTCGATCCAGTGCTGCTGCCGTTTCACGACAAGGCCGAAACCAACACGGCGATCATCAAATCCTCGCCTTTGCGTGGCCGCATGCCGGTCTGA